One Acutalibacter muris DNA window includes the following coding sequences:
- a CDS encoding carboxylesterase/lipase family protein: MENTVETKYGKIEGIDHGWYSEYRGVPYAKPPVEDLRWRAPQPPEPFQGTFQAKEFPAKSCQREGSAPPWDKDFYDDPNYERKTSEDCLYLNIWAPKDAEGCPVAFWIHGGAFMGGSASEKEFDGVEYCRRGVIFVSVQYRLGIFGFFAHPWLTEEAGTSGNYGALDQIAALKWVYENISAFGGDPENITVFGQSAGAMSTQTLISSPLTGNMIKRAILQSGGSYGVGLHRDLTLKEQESFGMALPEILGAKSLEELRAKSTEEVFAATDKFMGANMPVAKGLFLVPTIDGKLLTDGYYPTIDKGEIKDLPYMIGSTKEDIMVEPGKNSPEERPLYRGSVAFSQKLEELGRKPAYVYDFLRDLPGDEQGAWHSAELWYMMGTLGRCWRPWTAGDYALSARMLDYWCNFMRTGDPNGEGLPKWEPCGKEKPFVMELDIPSG; encoded by the coding sequence ATGGAAAACACAGTCGAAACCAAATACGGGAAAATCGAAGGCATCGACCACGGCTGGTACAGCGAGTACCGGGGCGTCCCCTACGCCAAACCCCCGGTGGAGGATTTGCGCTGGAGGGCCCCCCAGCCGCCCGAGCCCTTCCAGGGTACATTCCAGGCCAAGGAGTTCCCGGCAAAGTCCTGCCAGCGGGAGGGCTCCGCTCCGCCCTGGGACAAGGACTTCTACGACGACCCGAACTACGAGCGCAAAACCAGCGAGGACTGCCTTTACCTGAACATCTGGGCCCCGAAAGACGCTGAGGGCTGCCCGGTGGCCTTCTGGATACACGGCGGCGCATTCATGGGCGGCAGCGCCAGCGAGAAGGAATTCGACGGCGTGGAATACTGCCGTCGGGGCGTAATCTTCGTCAGCGTCCAGTACCGGCTGGGGATATTCGGCTTCTTTGCCCACCCCTGGCTGACAGAGGAGGCTGGCACCTCCGGCAACTACGGCGCGCTCGACCAGATTGCGGCCCTCAAGTGGGTGTATGAGAACATCAGCGCCTTCGGCGGCGACCCGGAGAATATCACCGTCTTCGGCCAGAGCGCCGGGGCCATGAGCACTCAGACGCTTATCTCCTCGCCGCTTACCGGGAACATGATAAAGCGGGCCATTTTGCAGAGTGGGGGGTCTTATGGCGTCGGTTTGCACCGGGATTTGACCTTGAAGGAACAGGAGAGTTTTGGCATGGCCCTGCCGGAAATTCTGGGGGCCAAGAGCCTTGAGGAACTCCGTGCAAAGTCCACAGAGGAAGTTTTCGCCGCAACAGATAAGTTTATGGGAGCGAATATGCCGGTGGCGAAAGGGCTGTTCCTGGTGCCCACCATTGATGGCAAGCTGCTCACTGATGGGTACTATCCCACTATCGACAAGGGCGAGATCAAGGACCTCCCCTATATGATAGGCAGCACCAAGGAGGATATTATGGTCGAGCCGGGCAAGAACTCCCCGGAGGAGCGGCCTCTGTATAGAGGCTCGGTGGCGTTCAGCCAGAAGCTGGAGGAGCTGGGAAGAAAGCCCGCCTATGTCTACGACTTCCTCCGGGACCTGCCCGGAGACGAGCAGGGCGCCTGGCACTCCGCTGAGCTCTGGTACATGATGGGCACCCTTGGGCGCTGCTGGAGGCCGTGGACGGCGGGTGACTATGCCCTCTCGGCCCGGATGCTGGACTACTGGTGCAACTTCATGAGAACCGGCGACCCCAACGGCGAGGGTCTGCCCAAGTGGGAGCCCTGCGGGAAAGAGAAGCCTTTTGTGATGGAGCTGGATATTCCTTCGGGCTGA
- a CDS encoding glycoside hydrolase family 3 N-terminal domain-containing protein, whose product MGLPLLFRLDVIHGYRTVYPLALAEAGTFNPDLMKKTARMAARESHSGGVAWDFAPMVDIARDARWGRVSEGGRDYNTVNMAMSLFYNVYLRPFQAAVRSGAQTAMAAFNDLNGVPCTVNKFLLREVLKDTLGLPGFVVSDANAIKECVSRGIAADDDAVRQLPGHDRPVPGVLQGVIRRSRPWSRGRPFSVARTVKA is encoded by the coding sequence TTGGGCCTCCCCCTGCTTTTCAGGCTGGACGTGATCCACGGCTATCGCACGGTGTACCCCCTCGCCCTCGCGGAAGCCGGTACCTTTAACCCAGACCTCATGAAGAAAACCGCCCGCATGGCCGCCAGGGAATCCCATTCCGGGGGCGTTGCCTGGGACTTCGCCCCCATGGTGGACATCGCCCGGGACGCCCGATGGGGCCGGGTCTCCGAGGGCGGCAGGGATTACAACACGGTCAACATGGCCATGAGCCTGTTCTATAATGTGTACCTCCGGCCCTTCCAGGCGGCGGTCAGGTCCGGGGCGCAGACCGCTATGGCAGCGTTCAACGATTTGAACGGCGTGCCCTGCACGGTGAACAAATTCCTGCTCCGGGAGGTTTTGAAGGATACCCTGGGCCTGCCCGGCTTTGTAGTCAGCGACGCCAACGCCATCAAGGAGTGTGTCAGCCGCGGTATCGCGGCTGACGACGACGCAGTCCGCCAGCTTCCCGGCCATGACCGGCCAGTGCCCGGTGTACTACAAGGTGTAATACGACGGTCAAGGCCGTGGAGCCGGGGAAGGCCATTCTCGGTAGCCAGGACGGTGAAAGCCTAG